A part of Pseudochaenichthys georgianus chromosome 23, fPseGeo1.2, whole genome shotgun sequence genomic DNA contains:
- the foxm1 gene encoding forkhead box protein M1 isoform X2 codes for MIMRRSPRRPLILRRRKLPFQQNDPPAAELKSQDDAPGSKEPSTSAATQRFPDGIRIMDHPSMSDTQVVVVPKTADLQSVIRALTAKGKECGAQGRNKFILLSENSSRDNGSFCQPAAEGDGVSTVDQSAKAETMHSSPDAKHLTGIKALNKELECGPLDDSLTNIQWLGRMNTCGFQPDPVKQMAIKENLTMSSGTFQARNALIDAESAQQPMSERPPYSYMAMIQFAINSGKSRRMTLKEIYLWIEDHFPYFREVAKPGWKNSIRHNLSLHDMFIRETSPDGKISFWTIRPEANRCLTLDQVYKQQKRMLPDARKMPVSSERRMKPLLPRTDSYLVPIQLPVNSSIYLPPAPYPPTCSQQKRSTSRGAKRVRIAPKVMQSDAPAVVLHPQKNKDLKMKEEPVCVPIKCETPKAPPKRQASSSRRKQRLVHSLDEEPVLLCPDNTFLDSGVVSDASTFQEMLTTELEEPQEEEEQQSPDQGFSSSKTPVKSSSHLTSSTPSKPPSRALPEPWKVTPVGKGSQSALDFSPIRTPGGPAVTPRHEYTTFSLNSTPFKDWPLFSSPRELFTVAPPPASTDSPMEGLRSDGSGELLHAGGGAANRSITEGLVLDTMNDSLREILVDISFSDLVEEDLGMANISWSEFIPQFK; via the exons ATGATCATGAGACGGAGCCCAAGGAGACCCCTGATCCTCAGAAGAAGAAAGTTGCCCTTTCAGCAAAATGATCCACCAGCTGCTGAATTGAAAAGCCAAGATGATGCACCGGGCTCCAAAGAACCTTCAACATCAGCTGCCACTCAGAGATTCCCCGATGGCATCCGCATTATGGATCACCCTTCCATGTCTGACACACAGGTGGTGGTTGTCCCCAAAACAGCAGACCTTCAAAGTGTTATCCGGGCCCTCACTGCCAAAGGAAAAGAGTGTGGAGCCCAGGGGAGGAACAAATTCATCCTTCTGAGTGAGAACAGCAGCCGGGACAATGGATCTTTTTGCCAGCCTGCTGCTGAAGGGGATGGCGTCTCTACAGTTGATCAATCAGCGAAAGCAGAAACGATGCACAGCTCCCCGGATGCTAAACATCTCACCGGAATTAAAGCAT TGAATAAGGAACTTGAGTGTGGTCCTTTAGACGACAGCCTCACCAATATTCAGTGGCTCGGCAGAATGAACACATGTGGCTTCCAACCAGATCCTGTCAAGCAGATGGCCATCAAGGAGAACCTCACCATGAGTTCAGGGACTTTTCAG GCGCGAAATGCACTAATTGATGCAGAGTCGGCTCAGCAGCCCATGTCAGAGCGCCCACCGTACTCCTACATGGCCATGATCCAGTTTGCCATTAACAGTGGGAAGAGCAGGAGGATGACACTGAAAGAGATTTACTTGTGGATCGAAGACCACTTCCCTTACTTCAGAGAGGTGGCCAAACCAGGATGGAAG AACTCCATCCGCCATAACCTCTCTCTGCACGATATGTTTATTCGTGAGACGTCACCAGACGGTAAAATCTCTTTCTGGACTATCCGACCTGAGGCCAACCGATGCCTCACTCTTGATCAGGTGTACAAG CAACAAAAGAGGATGCTTCCTGATGCAAGAAAAATGCCAGTTAGCTCTG AGAGAAGGATGAAACCTCTTCTCCCTCGAACCGATTCCTACTTGGTTCCCATCCAGCTGCCCGTCAACTCCTCCATCTACCTGCCGCCCGCCCCGTACCCCCCCACTTGCTCGCAGCAGAAACGGTCCACTTCAAGAGGAGCCAAGAGAGTGCGGATAGCTCCTAAG GTGATGCAAAGCGACGCCCCGGCAGTAGTGCTGCATCCTCAGAAGAACAAAGACCTCAAGATGAAGGAAGAGCCGGTGTGTGTGCCGATTAAATGCGAGACTCCTAAAGCCCCTCCGAAGAGACAAGCCAGCAGCTCTCGGCGCAAACAGCGGCTGGTTCACTCTCTGGACGAGGAGCCGGTCCTCCTCTGCCCCGATAACACCTTCTTGGACTCCGGCGTAGTCTCCGACGCTTCCACTTTCCAGGAGATGCTGACCACGGAGCTGGAGGAGcctcaggaggaggaggagcagcagaGCCCCGACCAAGGCTTCTCCTCCTCAAAGACCCCCGTAAAAAGCAGCAGCCACCTGACCTCCTCCACGCCCAGCAAGCCTCCCTCTCGCGCCCTACCCGAGCCCTGGAAAGTGACCCCCGTGGGCAAAGGGAGCCAGAGCGCTCTAGACTTTAGTCCCATCCGCACGCCAGGCGGTCCTGCAGTGACGCCCCGACACGAGTACACCACCTTTAGCTTAAACAGCACTCCCTTTAAAGACTGGCCTCTGTTTAGCTCCCCCAGAGAGCTGTTCACGGTCGCTCCCCCCCCTGCAAGCACAGACTCTCCCATGGAGGGCCTCAGAAGCGACGGCTCCGGAGAGCTGCTCCATGCGGGAGGAGGCGCCGCTAACCGCTCCATCACGGAGGGTCTGGTCCTGGACACGATGAACGACAGCTTGAGGGAGATCCTGGTGGACATTAGCTTCTCTGATCTGGTTGAGGAGGACCTGGGTATGGCTAATATCAGCTGGTCTGAGTTCATCCCTCAATTTAAGTAG
- the foxm1 gene encoding forkhead box protein M1 isoform X1: MIMRRSPRRPLILRRRKLPFQQNDPPAAELKSQDDAPGSKEPSTSAATQRFPDGIRIMDHPSMSDTQVVVVPKTADLQSVIRALTAKGKECGAQGRNKFILLSENSSRDNGSFCQPAAEGDGVSTVDQSAKAETMHSSPDAKHLTGIKALNKELECGPLDDSLTNIQWLGRMNTCGFQPDPVKQMAIKENLTMSSGTFQARNALIDAESAQQPMSERPPYSYMAMIQFAINSGKSRRMTLKEIYLWIEDHFPYFREVAKPGWKNSIRHNLSLHDMFIRETSPDGKISFWTIRPEANRCLTLDQVYKPGCDPMTAPVTVPMLLFSNQQQKRMLPDARKMPVSSERRMKPLLPRTDSYLVPIQLPVNSSIYLPPAPYPPTCSQQKRSTSRGAKRVRIAPKVMQSDAPAVVLHPQKNKDLKMKEEPVCVPIKCETPKAPPKRQASSSRRKQRLVHSLDEEPVLLCPDNTFLDSGVVSDASTFQEMLTTELEEPQEEEEQQSPDQGFSSSKTPVKSSSHLTSSTPSKPPSRALPEPWKVTPVGKGSQSALDFSPIRTPGGPAVTPRHEYTTFSLNSTPFKDWPLFSSPRELFTVAPPPASTDSPMEGLRSDGSGELLHAGGGAANRSITEGLVLDTMNDSLREILVDISFSDLVEEDLGMANISWSEFIPQFK; encoded by the exons ATGATCATGAGACGGAGCCCAAGGAGACCCCTGATCCTCAGAAGAAGAAAGTTGCCCTTTCAGCAAAATGATCCACCAGCTGCTGAATTGAAAAGCCAAGATGATGCACCGGGCTCCAAAGAACCTTCAACATCAGCTGCCACTCAGAGATTCCCCGATGGCATCCGCATTATGGATCACCCTTCCATGTCTGACACACAGGTGGTGGTTGTCCCCAAAACAGCAGACCTTCAAAGTGTTATCCGGGCCCTCACTGCCAAAGGAAAAGAGTGTGGAGCCCAGGGGAGGAACAAATTCATCCTTCTGAGTGAGAACAGCAGCCGGGACAATGGATCTTTTTGCCAGCCTGCTGCTGAAGGGGATGGCGTCTCTACAGTTGATCAATCAGCGAAAGCAGAAACGATGCACAGCTCCCCGGATGCTAAACATCTCACCGGAATTAAAGCAT TGAATAAGGAACTTGAGTGTGGTCCTTTAGACGACAGCCTCACCAATATTCAGTGGCTCGGCAGAATGAACACATGTGGCTTCCAACCAGATCCTGTCAAGCAGATGGCCATCAAGGAGAACCTCACCATGAGTTCAGGGACTTTTCAG GCGCGAAATGCACTAATTGATGCAGAGTCGGCTCAGCAGCCCATGTCAGAGCGCCCACCGTACTCCTACATGGCCATGATCCAGTTTGCCATTAACAGTGGGAAGAGCAGGAGGATGACACTGAAAGAGATTTACTTGTGGATCGAAGACCACTTCCCTTACTTCAGAGAGGTGGCCAAACCAGGATGGAAG AACTCCATCCGCCATAACCTCTCTCTGCACGATATGTTTATTCGTGAGACGTCACCAGACGGTAAAATCTCTTTCTGGACTATCCGACCTGAGGCCAACCGATGCCTCACTCTTGATCAGGTGTACAAG CCTGGTTGTGATCCGATGACCGCTCCTGTTACGGTGCCAATGCTTTTATTTTCCAACCAA CAACAAAAGAGGATGCTTCCTGATGCAAGAAAAATGCCAGTTAGCTCTG AGAGAAGGATGAAACCTCTTCTCCCTCGAACCGATTCCTACTTGGTTCCCATCCAGCTGCCCGTCAACTCCTCCATCTACCTGCCGCCCGCCCCGTACCCCCCCACTTGCTCGCAGCAGAAACGGTCCACTTCAAGAGGAGCCAAGAGAGTGCGGATAGCTCCTAAG GTGATGCAAAGCGACGCCCCGGCAGTAGTGCTGCATCCTCAGAAGAACAAAGACCTCAAGATGAAGGAAGAGCCGGTGTGTGTGCCGATTAAATGCGAGACTCCTAAAGCCCCTCCGAAGAGACAAGCCAGCAGCTCTCGGCGCAAACAGCGGCTGGTTCACTCTCTGGACGAGGAGCCGGTCCTCCTCTGCCCCGATAACACCTTCTTGGACTCCGGCGTAGTCTCCGACGCTTCCACTTTCCAGGAGATGCTGACCACGGAGCTGGAGGAGcctcaggaggaggaggagcagcagaGCCCCGACCAAGGCTTCTCCTCCTCAAAGACCCCCGTAAAAAGCAGCAGCCACCTGACCTCCTCCACGCCCAGCAAGCCTCCCTCTCGCGCCCTACCCGAGCCCTGGAAAGTGACCCCCGTGGGCAAAGGGAGCCAGAGCGCTCTAGACTTTAGTCCCATCCGCACGCCAGGCGGTCCTGCAGTGACGCCCCGACACGAGTACACCACCTTTAGCTTAAACAGCACTCCCTTTAAAGACTGGCCTCTGTTTAGCTCCCCCAGAGAGCTGTTCACGGTCGCTCCCCCCCCTGCAAGCACAGACTCTCCCATGGAGGGCCTCAGAAGCGACGGCTCCGGAGAGCTGCTCCATGCGGGAGGAGGCGCCGCTAACCGCTCCATCACGGAGGGTCTGGTCCTGGACACGATGAACGACAGCTTGAGGGAGATCCTGGTGGACATTAGCTTCTCTGATCTGGTTGAGGAGGACCTGGGTATGGCTAATATCAGCTGGTCTGAGTTCATCCCTCAATTTAAGTAG
- the LOC117439169 gene encoding cystine/glutamate transporter, whose translation MDVTQGKKEDDKKEKTEEEVVHLRREISLLPAVCFIIGTVVGSGIFIAPKGVLINSGSVGLSLLVWALCGVLSLFGALCYAELGTSFTKSGGHYTYLLETLGPLPAFLRLWAEFFFIRPSVASYVSLAFGRYVVEPFYAPCDAPTVLIKLVSILGLTFVVAVNCWSVTMASRTQVTLTFIKMFALVLIIVPGFIALAKGKTENFQNGFEVESITLDRLPLAFYNGLYAYGGWFYLNFVTEEVINPNRNIPLAIICSMVMVTVCYVLVNVAYYTMMTPAELLLSEAVAVTFANRALQGMASVVPFLVALSCLGALNGGFFGAPRMLFVGAREGHWPPIFSTIHIRRHTPLPAVLLLYPMVVVMLMTGEIYQLINFASFSRWFFIALATLGMLIHRYRFPLHPRPFKVPLVIAVTFTVVCFFIVGLSLYSDPWNTGISCALTLTGVPVYYLTVYRYRLPHSWRRFFDYLSKQLQILLEVAQQEVRTY comes from the exons ATGGACGTGACACAAGGGAAGAAAGAGGATGATAAGAAAGAGAAGACAGAAGAGGAGGTGGTGCATCTTCGGAGAGAGATCAGCCTGCTGCCCGCCGTGTGCTTCATCATTGGCACGGTGGTGGGCAGTGGGATCTTCATCGCTCCAAAGGGGGTCCTGATAAACAGTGGCAGTGTGGGGCTCTCTCTGCTGGTCTGGGCGCTGTGTGGGGTCCTCTCCTTGTTTG GGGCCCTGTGCTATGCTGAACTGGGTACCAGCTTCACAAAATCAGGGGGCCACTACACTTATCTACTGGAGACACTGGGGCCACTGCCTGCCTTTTTACGACTCTGGGCTGAGTTCTTTTTCATCAG GCCTTCTGTGGCTTCCTATGTGTCCCTGGCGTTTGGCCGCTATGTGGTGGAGCCGTTCTATGCACCCTGTGATGCTCCCACAGTACTGATCAAACTTGTCAGCATCTTGGGATTGA CGTTTGTGGTAGCGGTGAATTGCTGGAGTGTGACCATGGCCTCCCGCACTCAGGTCACCTTGACTTTTATCAAGATGTTTGCTCTGGTCCTCATCATCGTCCCCGGTTTCATCGCACTGGCCAAAG GAAAAACTGAGAACTTCCAGAACGGTTTTGAAGTTGAGTCAATAACACTGGATAGGTTGCCGCTGGCATTCTATAATGGCCTATATGCCTACGGTGGATG GTTTTATCTGAACTTTGTCACAGAAGAGGTCATTAACCCAAATAG AAACATCCCGCTGGCAATAATCTGCTCCATGGTGATGGTGACCGTCTGTTATGTGCTTGTTAACGTGGCCTATTACACCATGATGACTCCTGCTGAGCTGCTGCTGTCTGAAGCCGTGGCTGTG ACGTTCGCCAACCGCGCTCTCCAGGGAATGGCCTCTGTGGTTCCCTTTCTTGTTGCCCTATCCTGCCTTGGAGCGCTTAACGGTGGTTTCTTCGGGGCACCGAG GATGCTGTTTGTGGGAGCCAGGGAGGGTCACTGGCCTCCGATCTTTTCCACGATTCACATCCGCAGACACACACCATTACCTGCTGTGCTGTTATTG TaccccatggtggtggtgatgtTAATGACAGGAGAGATCTACCAGCTCATCAACTTTGCTTCCTTTTCTCGCTGGTTCTTCATCGCCTTGGCAACCTTGGGGATGCTCATCCATCGATATCGCTTCCCCCTCCACCCAAGACCTTTCAAG GTGCCACTGGTCATCGCGGTCACCTTCACCGTGGTCTGCTTCTTCATCGTGGGTCTCTCTCTGTACTCGGACCCCTGGAACACAGGGATCAGCTGCGCCCTCACCCTGACCGGGGTCCCAGTGTACTATCTGACCGTCTACCGCTACCGCCTGCCCCATTCATGGAGACGCTTCTTCG ACTACTTGAGCAAGCAGCTGCAGATCCTTTTGGAAGTGGCTCAGCAGGAAGTGCGAACATACTGA